Proteins from one Staphylococcus saprophyticus subsp. saprophyticus ATCC 15305 = NCTC 7292 genomic window:
- a CDS encoding bifunctional metallophosphatase/5'-nucleotidase — protein MTQLAFYIVSDVHGYLFPTDYQDKTQRLPMGLLHTKAIIEEDSAQYKNTIRIDNGDFLQGSPIGHYLAKERESAEQLAAIYNQFVFDLGVIGNHEFNFGLNYLKDTLADLDYPVLSANILENGEPFTGHGVTYLQREGLTIGVIGLTTQYIPHWEKAEYIEGLTFESAESTLAQWLPEVRAKSDIVAVCYHGGFERDLESGAPTEALTGENEGYALLDRFHTDIDLLITGHQHREIAQVIHGVPVIQPGSKGNTVGKIVLDYHDQGVHHATAQLLTDDNPDKAVLTDELQQFSDYIEQWLDAPITLLSEDMVVEDQFKACTAPHPYLNFLNYILMEASNAPIAASALFDLSRGFKGEVTMRDVLNNYPFPNTFNVLKLSGQDIKDALEQTAEYFEVQDQEVIVNPEYVEPKPQHYNYDIWSGIAYTIKAGNPKGERITRLTHQGQPIAMHQTYEVVLNNYRAVGGGNYPMFSEDKIIKSIPTEGAQLIIDYLQAHPELDIPNVTDFKVEV, from the coding sequence TTGACACAACTTGCATTCTATATCGTCAGCGATGTACACGGCTATCTCTTTCCAACTGACTATCAAGACAAGACACAACGATTACCGATGGGGCTCTTGCATACCAAAGCCATCATAGAAGAAGATAGTGCACAGTACAAAAACACGATTCGTATAGATAATGGCGACTTTCTTCAAGGATCGCCTATCGGACATTATCTTGCGAAAGAAAGAGAATCTGCAGAACAGCTGGCGGCGATTTATAATCAATTCGTTTTTGACTTAGGTGTAATCGGAAATCATGAGTTTAATTTCGGCTTAAATTATCTCAAAGACACACTAGCAGATTTAGATTATCCAGTCTTATCTGCGAACATTTTAGAAAACGGCGAACCCTTCACTGGTCATGGTGTCACGTATTTACAAAGAGAGGGATTAACGATTGGCGTGATTGGTTTAACTACACAATATATCCCGCATTGGGAGAAAGCAGAATACATTGAAGGTCTGACATTTGAAAGTGCTGAAAGCACATTGGCACAGTGGCTGCCTGAAGTCAGAGCCAAATCTGATATTGTAGCAGTATGTTACCACGGCGGGTTTGAAAGAGATTTAGAAAGCGGTGCGCCTACGGAAGCCTTAACTGGAGAAAATGAAGGTTATGCATTACTCGACCGCTTCCACACCGACATCGACCTCTTAATCACCGGCCACCAGCATCGTGAAATCGCACAAGTCATTCACGGTGTCCCAGTCATCCAGCCTGGTTCTAAAGGCAATACTGTCGGCAAAATTGTCTTAGACTACCATGATCAAGGTGTGCATCATGCGACTGCACAGCTTTTAACTGATGATAATCCTGATAAAGCTGTACTGACAGATGAGCTTCAGCAATTCAGCGATTATATTGAACAATGGCTAGATGCCCCAATCACTTTATTATCTGAAGATATGGTCGTTGAAGATCAATTTAAAGCATGCACTGCACCGCATCCATACCTTAACTTCTTGAATTACATCTTAATGGAAGCAAGCAATGCTCCGATTGCGGCATCTGCCTTATTTGATTTATCACGCGGCTTTAAAGGCGAAGTCACAATGCGGGATGTCTTAAACAACTATCCGTTCCCTAATACATTCAATGTACTGAAACTCAGCGGACAAGATATTAAAGATGCTTTGGAACAAACAGCTGAATACTTTGAAGTACAAGACCAAGAAGTCATTGTGAACCCTGAATATGTTGAACCCAAGCCTCAGCATTACAATTATGATATTTGGTCAGGTATTGCCTATACTATCAAAGCAGGCAATCCTAAAGGCGAACGTATTACACGTTTGACCCATCAAGGACAGCCGATTGCTATGCATCAAACTTATGAAGTCGTACTGAATAATTACCGTGCTGTCGGCGGCGGCAACTATCCAATGTTCAGTGAAGATAAAATCATCAAATCGATTCCGACTGAAGGTGCACAGCTGATTATTGATTACTTGCAAGCACATCCTGAATTGGATATTCCGAATGTGACAGATTTCAAAGTTGAAGTATAG
- a CDS encoding catalase: MSNNKKLTSLFGAPVSDRENSMTAGPRGPLLMQDWYFLEQMAHFDREVIPERRMHAKGSGAFGTFTVTNDITQYTSASIFSEVGKQTEMFARFSTVAGERGAADAERDIRGFALKFYTDEGNWDLVGNNTPVFFFRDPKLFASLNHAIKRDPRTNMRSAQNNWDFWTSLPEALHQVTILMTDRGIPKGFRNMHGFGSHTYSMYNDKGERVWVKFHHRTQQGIENLQPDEAARTIAEDRESSQRDLFEAIENKDYPKWKTYIQVMTEEQARNHKDNPFDLTKVWYKGDYPLIEVGEWELNRNPDNYFQDVEQAAFAPTNIVPGIDFSPDRMLQGRLFSYGDAQRYRLGVNHWQIPVNQPKGVGIENICPFSRDGQMRILDNNQGGSTHYYPNSEGAFEDQPEFKKPGLKVEGEAYEYDFREDDDNYFEQPGRLFRLQSKEQQERIFENTANEMQGTTLEVQHRHIRHCYKADSEYGKGVAKALGIDINDVDLEVKD, translated from the coding sequence ATGAGCAATAATAAAAAATTGACAAGCCTTTTCGGTGCGCCAGTCTCAGATAGAGAGAACAGTATGACAGCGGGTCCAAGAGGACCGTTATTAATGCAAGATTGGTACTTTTTAGAACAAATGGCACACTTCGATAGAGAAGTGATTCCGGAGCGCCGTATGCACGCTAAGGGTTCAGGTGCTTTTGGTACTTTTACGGTAACAAATGATATTACACAATATACTTCAGCAAGTATTTTCTCTGAAGTAGGTAAACAAACAGAAATGTTCGCACGTTTTTCAACAGTAGCTGGTGAACGTGGTGCAGCTGATGCAGAACGTGATATTCGTGGTTTTGCATTGAAATTCTATACGGATGAAGGTAACTGGGACTTAGTTGGTAATAACACACCAGTATTCTTCTTTAGAGATCCGAAATTATTCGCAAGTTTAAACCACGCAATTAAACGAGATCCTAGAACAAATATGCGTAGTGCTCAAAACAATTGGGACTTTTGGACATCATTACCAGAAGCTTTACATCAAGTAACAATCTTGATGACAGATCGTGGTATTCCAAAAGGCTTTAGAAATATGCATGGCTTTGGTTCACATACGTACTCAATGTACAATGATAAAGGTGAACGTGTTTGGGTTAAATTCCATCATAGAACACAACAAGGTATTGAAAACTTACAACCGGATGAAGCGGCACGAACAATTGCAGAAGATAGAGAATCTTCACAAAGAGATTTATTCGAAGCAATTGAAAATAAAGATTATCCAAAATGGAAAACGTATATCCAAGTAATGACTGAAGAACAAGCAAGAAATCATAAAGATAATCCTTTTGACTTAACTAAAGTATGGTATAAAGGCGACTATCCACTAATCGAAGTTGGAGAATGGGAACTTAATCGCAATCCAGATAACTATTTCCAAGATGTAGAACAAGCAGCATTTGCACCAACTAACATTGTACCTGGTATTGACTTCTCTCCAGATAGAATGTTACAAGGACGTTTATTCTCATATGGTGATGCACAACGTTATAGATTAGGTGTGAACCATTGGCAAATTCCAGTAAACCAACCTAAAGGTGTAGGGATTGAAAATATCTGTCCATTTAGTAGAGATGGTCAAATGAGAATTCTGGATAACAATCAAGGTGGTAGTACGCACTATTATCCAAACAGTGAAGGTGCATTTGAAGATCAACCTGAATTTAAAAAACCTGGATTAAAAGTAGAAGGCGAAGCTTACGAATATGATTTCCGTGAAGATGACGATAACTACTTCGAACAGCCAGGACGTTTATTCAGATTACAATCTAAAGAACAGCAAGAGCGTATTTTTGAAAATACAGCGAATGAAATGCAAGGTACAACATTAGAAGTACAACACCGTCATATTCGTCATTGTTATAAAGCGGATAGTGAATATGGTAAAGGTGTAGCTAAAGCATTAGGCATTGACATTAATGATGTTGATCTTGAAGTTAAAGACTAA
- a CDS encoding amino acid permease — protein MAQNNMNRGLNSRHISMIAIGGAIGTGLFVATGNVISQAGPGGAILAYLIIGIMLYFLMSSIGELATFYPVSGSFSSYSTRFVDKSLGFTMGWLYWAIWLLVTSVDIIISSSVLYYWDTFQFFSPVTWSIIFLCLLFLLNIFSVKAFGETEFWLSLIKVVTIIVFILIGVLTIVGILGGKTYGLSNYTTGEAPFVGGISGFLGVLLVAGFSVGGTEVVAVTAGESSNPDRSMPKAIRQVFWRILLFYVLSIAVISAIIPYTDPMLLNKNESVSQSPFTIVFDRVGIAFAASVINAVILTSLLSAANSGIYTTSRMLFSMAEDRQAPKFLSKLNKTTKLPMTALIATFVIVLFIIILAQFKSDIVFSLLNIIGSLVIVIWASSILSQIRLRSAIKKQNKDPNEVLPYKAPFYPFGPIIVIIALLFLFVGNSLDAALSGDFAALFRNLAPMIILFVIYIVHKFIKKTKIVKLSEMDLKRHDYN, from the coding sequence ATGGCACAAAACAATATGAATCGCGGTCTAAATTCTCGTCATATTTCAATGATTGCAATTGGTGGTGCCATTGGTACTGGACTTTTTGTTGCAACTGGGAATGTCATTTCTCAAGCAGGACCTGGTGGCGCTATATTAGCTTATTTAATTATTGGAATTATGTTGTATTTCTTAATGTCATCAATCGGGGAGCTAGCAACTTTCTATCCTGTTTCTGGATCGTTTAGTTCTTATTCTACAAGGTTTGTAGATAAATCATTAGGATTTACCATGGGGTGGCTATATTGGGCAATATGGCTACTTGTAACGAGCGTTGATATTATTATTTCTTCAAGTGTACTTTATTACTGGGATACTTTTCAATTTTTCAGTCCTGTCACATGGAGCATTATATTCTTATGCTTACTGTTCTTATTAAATATATTTTCTGTTAAAGCATTCGGTGAAACAGAATTTTGGTTATCTCTCATCAAAGTTGTAACCATCATCGTGTTTATTCTCATTGGTGTATTAACGATTGTAGGAATATTAGGTGGGAAAACTTATGGATTATCGAATTACACAACTGGTGAGGCACCATTTGTTGGTGGTATTTCAGGTTTTCTAGGCGTCCTCTTGGTAGCAGGCTTTTCAGTTGGAGGTACGGAAGTCGTTGCTGTTACTGCAGGCGAATCTTCTAACCCTGATCGCTCAATGCCAAAAGCTATCAGACAAGTTTTCTGGAGAATTTTACTCTTTTATGTATTATCAATCGCAGTTATATCAGCAATTATCCCTTATACAGACCCAATGTTATTGAATAAAAACGAATCGGTTTCTCAAAGCCCTTTTACCATTGTGTTTGATCGTGTTGGCATTGCATTTGCAGCTTCAGTAATAAATGCAGTTATTTTAACTTCTTTATTATCAGCAGCTAATTCTGGGATTTATACTACAAGTAGAATGTTATTCTCTATGGCAGAAGATAGACAAGCACCTAAGTTCTTATCTAAATTAAACAAGACTACAAAATTACCAATGACTGCATTAATTGCTACATTTGTAATTGTATTGTTCATCATAATACTAGCGCAATTCAAATCAGATATAGTGTTCTCGTTATTAAATATTATAGGATCACTCGTTATTGTGATTTGGGCGTCTAGTATCTTATCACAAATTAGGTTACGCTCTGCTATTAAGAAACAAAATAAAGATCCAAATGAAGTGTTGCCTTACAAAGCACCGTTTTATCCATTTGGACCAATTATTGTCATTATAGCGTTATTATTCTTATTTGTTGGTAACTCGTTAGATGCTGCTTTATCTGGAGATTTTGCCGCACTATTTAGAAATTTAGCACCTATGATTATTTTATTTGTAATTTATATCGTTCACAAATTTATTAAGAAAACTAAAATCGTCAAACTCAGTGAGATGGATTTGAAGAGACACGATTATAATTAA
- a CDS encoding Cof-type HAD-IIB family hydrolase — MGKYKMVVMDMDDTLMNNENQMSPETESYLLDIQKQGYKVVLASGRPTEGMLPTAKKLKFDTYQSYVISYNGGKTVNVNTESVEKSRTVTKENFDLIVDYCRKNNLFILTYEDGHIVYEGEHEYMNIESELTGLPMEHVNDLKDFIQDDVPKVMGVDYVSTISKLNTDLAGHFNEDIDVTTSKPYFLEFMAQGVSKGNAVTDLSKKLDIALSEVVAFGDSSNDISMLQVVGHAVAMGNANDQVKAVADEITLSNSDNGIPHTLRQIL; from the coding sequence ATGGGTAAGTATAAAATGGTAGTCATGGACATGGATGACACATTGATGAATAATGAAAATCAAATGAGTCCAGAGACAGAATCTTATTTATTAGATATACAAAAACAAGGATATAAAGTCGTATTAGCATCTGGTAGACCTACTGAAGGCATGTTACCAACTGCTAAAAAATTAAAATTTGATACATATCAAAGTTATGTAATTAGCTATAATGGTGGTAAAACTGTCAATGTGAATACTGAAAGTGTAGAAAAAAGTCGAACGGTAACTAAGGAAAATTTCGATTTAATTGTGGATTATTGTCGCAAAAATAATTTATTCATTTTAACATATGAAGATGGTCATATTGTTTACGAAGGTGAACATGAATATATGAATATAGAATCGGAATTAACTGGGTTACCTATGGAACATGTAAATGATTTAAAGGATTTCATCCAGGATGACGTGCCTAAAGTAATGGGTGTAGATTATGTATCAACTATCTCAAAACTTAACACTGACTTAGCTGGTCACTTTAATGAAGATATAGATGTGACAACAAGTAAGCCGTATTTCTTAGAATTTATGGCACAGGGTGTTTCTAAAGGTAATGCAGTAACAGATTTATCTAAAAAATTAGATATTGCATTATCTGAAGTAGTTGCATTCGGAGATAGTTCAAACGATATTTCTATGCTGCAAGTGGTCGGTCATGCTGTTGCTATGGGCAATGCCAATGACCAGGTGAAAGCAGTTGCTGATGAAATTACATTGAGCAATAGTGACAATGGCATTCCACATACATTGAGACAGATTTTATAA
- the thrB gene encoding homoserine kinase translates to MKEALHLKIPASTANLGVGFDSIGMALNKFLYLDVTVNDEDQWSFNHIGPNVDELPNDESHYIYQIAQKVAETYEVELPNLNVEMRSEIPLARGLGSSASALVGALYIANYFGDIELSKYELLQLATDFEGHPDNVAPTIYGGLVLGYYNGDTKVTDVSYIDTPKVDIIITIPSYKLKTIDARNALPDTFSHEKAVQNSAISNTMISALIQHNYELAGKMMEQDGFHEPYRQHLIPEFQTIKGIAKQHLAYATVISGAGPTVLTLIAPERSGELVRALKREFKDCRSELVTINETGVTTKVLYQR, encoded by the coding sequence ATGAAAGAAGCGTTACATTTAAAAATTCCGGCATCTACAGCTAACTTAGGTGTCGGATTTGATTCTATAGGAATGGCTTTAAATAAATTCTTATATTTAGACGTTACTGTGAACGATGAAGATCAATGGTCTTTTAATCATATTGGACCTAATGTAGATGAACTGCCTAATGATGAGAGCCACTACATTTACCAAATCGCACAAAAAGTTGCTGAAACATATGAAGTTGAATTGCCAAATTTAAATGTAGAAATGAGAAGTGAAATTCCTTTAGCAAGAGGATTAGGTTCATCTGCTTCGGCTTTAGTGGGTGCATTGTATATCGCTAACTACTTTGGAGATATTGAACTATCTAAATATGAACTATTACAACTTGCGACGGATTTTGAAGGGCATCCAGATAATGTAGCGCCAACAATTTATGGTGGTCTTGTGCTTGGTTATTATAACGGTGATACAAAAGTTACAGATGTCTCCTACATTGATACACCTAAAGTTGATATTATTATAACGATACCAAGTTATAAATTAAAAACAATTGATGCAAGAAACGCATTACCTGATACATTTTCTCATGAAAAGGCAGTTCAAAATAGTGCAATTAGTAATACGATGATTAGTGCATTAATTCAACATAATTATGAATTAGCTGGAAAAATGATGGAACAAGACGGTTTCCATGAACCTTATAGACAACATTTGATTCCAGAATTTCAAACAATTAAAGGTATTGCGAAACAACATCTAGCATACGCAACAGTAATTAGTGGTGCCGGCCCAACAGTACTCACATTAATAGCACCTGAACGAAGCGGCGAATTAGTACGTGCACTAAAGCGTGAATTTAAAGATTGTAGATCAGAACTTGTTACAATCAATGAAACAGGTGTAACGACTAAAGTATTGTACCAACGTTAA
- the thrC gene encoding threonine synthase, translated as MKNWQGLVEEFKTYLPVNEATPSLTLNEGHTPLIYCERMSEKLGIELHVKYEGANPTGSFKDRGMVMAMAKAKEEGKKIVICASTGNTSASAAAYAARAGLKAIVVIPEGKIALGKLSQAVMYGAEIVSIEGNFDEALEIVQEVAKNGEIALVNSVNPYRLEGQKTGAFEVIQQLGGSAPDILSIPVGNAGNISAYWKGFKEYSDKNGTQLPNMYGFQAEGASPIVQNKVVKNPDTVATAIRIGNPASWDKATNALEESNGYIDSVTDEEILEAYQLMARNEGVFSEPASNASIAGLIKLHRAGKLPQGKKVVAVLTGNGLKDPDTAISLLDNPIKPLPNDRQSILDYIKGAL; from the coding sequence ATGAAAAACTGGCAAGGTTTAGTTGAAGAATTTAAAACATATTTACCTGTAAATGAAGCAACACCATCACTAACATTAAATGAAGGACATACGCCACTCATATATTGTGAACGGATGTCTGAAAAATTAGGCATTGAACTCCATGTGAAATATGAAGGTGCGAATCCTACAGGCTCTTTTAAAGACAGAGGTATGGTTATGGCGATGGCCAAAGCCAAAGAAGAAGGGAAAAAAATCGTAATCTGTGCATCGACAGGTAATACGTCAGCATCTGCAGCTGCATACGCTGCTCGAGCTGGCTTAAAAGCAATCGTAGTAATTCCTGAAGGTAAGATTGCACTAGGTAAATTATCACAAGCTGTTATGTATGGCGCAGAAATTGTTTCAATCGAAGGTAATTTTGATGAAGCATTAGAAATCGTGCAAGAAGTTGCAAAAAATGGAGAAATCGCATTAGTTAATTCAGTCAATCCTTATCGACTTGAAGGTCAAAAAACTGGCGCATTTGAAGTTATTCAACAATTGGGTGGTTCGGCGCCTGATATACTCTCTATACCGGTTGGTAATGCAGGAAATATTTCTGCATATTGGAAAGGTTTTAAAGAATATAGTGATAAAAATGGCACTCAATTGCCTAACATGTATGGTTTTCAAGCAGAAGGTGCCTCTCCTATCGTTCAAAATAAAGTTGTTAAAAATCCTGATACAGTGGCAACAGCAATTAGAATTGGTAATCCAGCAAGTTGGGATAAAGCGACGAATGCACTAGAAGAATCAAATGGTTATATTGATAGTGTGACAGATGAAGAAATTTTAGAAGCATACCAATTAATGGCTCGCAATGAAGGTGTATTTAGTGAACCAGCAAGTAATGCATCAATTGCAGGATTGATAAAATTACATCGCGCTGGTAAATTGCCTCAAGGCAAAAAAGTTGTTGCAGTTCTAACAGGTAATGGACTGAAAGACCCTGATACAGCCATTTCACTATTAGATAATCCAATTAAACCATTACCAAATGATAGACAGAGTATTTTAGATTACATCAAAGGGGCACTATAG
- a CDS encoding homoserine dehydrogenase, with product MRELNVALLGLGTVGSGVVKIIEENREQIKETMNKDINIRHILVRDKSRQRPINVSSYHLTEDIDEILNDDSIDIIVEVMGGIEPTVDWLKRALSQKKHVVTANKDLLAVHLNVLEDLAQENDVALKYEASVAGGIPIVNAINNGLNANNISKFMGILNGTSNFILSKMTKEQTSFEAALDEAKALGFAEADPTDDVEGIDAARKVVITSYLSFNQVINLNDVDRRGISDVESEDIQVADQLGYKIKLIGKGTYENGQVQASVAPTFINKAHQLAAVEDEFNAIYVIGDAVGETMFYGKGAGSLATGSAVVSDLLNVTLNFETNLHTLPPHFELKTEKTKELMDESETVSLKEKESYYVVVQTDGEEVNKVETLLKGQLPFHKSLAVTERDAHTVGVVIVGIDENPEASITESGYIVKKIYPVEGV from the coding sequence ATGAGAGAATTAAACGTAGCCTTACTTGGTTTAGGAACTGTAGGTTCTGGTGTAGTTAAAATTATAGAAGAGAATAGAGAACAAATTAAAGAAACAATGAATAAAGATATCAATATTCGACACATTTTAGTTAGAGATAAATCAAGACAAAGACCAATAAATGTGTCGAGTTATCATTTAACAGAAGATATTGATGAAATATTAAATGATGATTCAATTGATATCATTGTAGAAGTTATGGGTGGTATTGAACCAACTGTGGATTGGCTAAAACGTGCATTAAGTCAGAAGAAACACGTCGTAACAGCAAATAAAGACTTATTAGCAGTCCATTTAAATGTATTAGAAGATTTAGCGCAAGAAAATGATGTTGCGTTGAAATATGAAGCAAGTGTTGCAGGTGGTATTCCTATTGTAAATGCTATAAATAATGGGTTGAATGCAAACAACATTAGCAAATTTATGGGCATACTGAATGGTACGTCTAATTTTATTTTAAGTAAAATGACTAAAGAGCAAACAAGTTTTGAAGCTGCCTTAGACGAGGCTAAAGCATTAGGTTTTGCAGAAGCAGATCCTACAGATGATGTAGAAGGTATTGATGCGGCAAGAAAAGTGGTCATTACTTCTTATTTATCATTTAACCAGGTTATTAATTTAAATGATGTCGATAGACGTGGTATCAGTGATGTTGAATCTGAAGACATTCAAGTTGCAGATCAATTAGGTTACAAAATTAAATTAATCGGTAAAGGAACATATGAAAATGGACAGGTACAAGCTTCAGTTGCACCGACGTTCATTAATAAAGCGCACCAACTTGCAGCGGTAGAAGATGAATTTAATGCAATTTATGTTATTGGCGATGCTGTTGGAGAAACAATGTTTTACGGAAAAGGTGCAGGCAGTTTAGCAACTGGTAGTGCTGTAGTCAGTGATTTATTAAATGTCACATTGAATTTTGAAACTAACTTGCATACATTACCGCCTCACTTTGAATTAAAAACTGAAAAAACCAAAGAACTGATGGATGAATCAGAAACTGTTTCACTTAAAGAGAAAGAAAGTTATTATGTTGTAGTTCAAACTGATGGTGAAGAAGTAAATAAAGTTGAAACGTTACTTAAAGGTCAATTACCGTTTCATAAATCATTGGCCGTAACTGAGCGAGATGCTCATACGGTTGGTGTTGTAATTGTTGGTATAGATGAAAATCCTGAAGCATCCATCACAGAATCTGGATATATCGTTAAGAAAATTTATCCAGTAGAAGGAGTTTAA
- a CDS encoding aspartate kinase translates to MKVAKFGGSSVSNAEQIKKVLNIVNSDVDRKIIIVSAPGKRHSEDVKTTDLLIRLYEKVIDRLDYTSKKKEIIQRYADIIDELNMDYHLLTSIDETLESYIAILKDKPSRLLDALLSCGEDFNAQLIAEYNNSQGIPTRYVSPGEAGIQVTDLPQNAQILEQSYNTLYKLREYNEKLIIPGFFGVSRQNYIVTFPRGGSDITGAIVARGVRADLYENFTDVSGIFRANPTIVKNPEVIDEITYREMRELSYAGFGVFHDEALQPLHKDRIPVVIKNTNRPDDIGTYIRHDREINSNNIVSGISCDKGFTVLNIKKYLMNRQVGFTRKILAVLEDYGISFDHMPSGIDNISIIMRSKEIQNREEQVLNDIRKNCDVDELSVEHDLAILMIVGEGMHRIVGTANTITHALAESNINLKMMNQGASEISIMFGIHVSDADKAVKSTYEYCYNGICLKS, encoded by the coding sequence ATGAAAGTAGCTAAATTTGGAGGAAGTTCTGTTTCTAATGCAGAACAGATTAAAAAAGTATTAAATATCGTAAATTCAGATGTTGATCGGAAAATTATCATCGTATCAGCACCGGGTAAACGTCACAGCGAAGATGTAAAAACAACGGACTTACTAATTCGTTTGTATGAAAAAGTGATTGATAGATTAGATTACACGTCTAAAAAGAAAGAAATCATTCAAAGATACGCAGATATCATAGATGAATTAAACATGGATTATCATTTACTAACTTCAATTGATGAAACATTAGAGTCATACATTGCTATATTAAAAGATAAACCTTCTCGTTTATTAGACGCATTACTATCCTGTGGAGAAGATTTTAATGCGCAACTCATTGCAGAATATAACAATAGCCAAGGTATTCCTACAAGATATGTATCTCCTGGTGAGGCAGGCATTCAAGTTACTGATTTACCACAAAATGCACAAATCTTAGAGCAATCTTATAATACGCTATATAAATTACGTGAATATAATGAAAAACTCATAATTCCTGGATTCTTTGGGGTTTCACGACAAAATTATATTGTTACATTTCCAAGAGGTGGCTCTGACATCACAGGTGCTATAGTAGCTAGAGGTGTACGGGCAGACTTATATGAAAATTTCACTGATGTCTCTGGTATTTTTAGAGCAAATCCTACGATTGTTAAAAATCCTGAAGTCATCGATGAAATTACCTATCGAGAAATGCGTGAACTTTCTTATGCTGGATTTGGAGTGTTTCACGATGAAGCTTTACAACCTTTACACAAAGATAGAATTCCAGTTGTCATAAAAAATACAAATAGACCTGATGATATTGGTACATATATTCGCCATGATAGAGAAATAAATTCTAATAACATTGTCAGTGGTATTAGTTGTGATAAAGGGTTTACAGTTTTAAACATTAAAAAATATTTAATGAATAGACAAGTTGGTTTTACAAGAAAAATATTAGCTGTCTTAGAGGATTATGGTATTTCATTTGATCATATGCCATCAGGTATAGATAATATTAGTATTATTATGCGCTCCAAAGAAATCCAAAATAGAGAAGAACAAGTCTTAAATGACATTCGAAAAAATTGCGATGTTGATGAGTTAAGTGTGGAACATGATTTAGCTATCTTAATGATTGTTGGTGAAGGTATGCATAGAATTGTCGGTACTGCAAATACAATTACGCACGCGTTAGCTGAATCGAATATCAATTTAAAAATGATGAATCAAGGGGCATCAGAGATATCAATCATGTTTGGTATACATGTCTCTGATGCCGATAAAGCAGTCAAATCCACTTATGAATATTGTTATAATGGCATATGTTTAAAATCTTAA
- a CDS encoding NERD domain-containing protein produces MFFPLILIVIIILLIVIVIIDHRVMQNKLETETYSKDQLVTKISTVTRENTQLKNQMLNIDGNNDTHHHGLRKAKQDLNSILNQYKNEGVIQHFDIIATGNLAVKHPLFEYARTFDYVVITEKGIFNINVKNWKQKTFYHFTADTTNSNESKVNDNIAQTVGRYIANQFHSQFQSTRSTTYTFIERIKNNSVTYDFYNYDPFEQSSINTQALEAKIYEKLNQQIKNIGLVYFTDGSVNIIDGPSTRGDYVETVSSKSSLQQIIGDTVQSTDQALTKEQYDKLVARFY; encoded by the coding sequence ATGTTTTTCCCGTTAATATTAATTGTAATTATAATACTATTAATTGTTATTGTAATAATTGACCATCGAGTAATGCAAAATAAACTTGAAACTGAAACGTATTCAAAAGATCAATTAGTTACAAAAATAAGTACAGTAACTCGAGAAAATACACAATTAAAAAATCAAATGCTGAATATAGATGGAAACAATGATACGCACCATCATGGTTTAAGAAAAGCGAAGCAAGATTTAAATAGTATCTTAAATCAATATAAAAACGAAGGTGTCATTCAACATTTTGATATTATAGCTACTGGTAACTTAGCTGTAAAACATCCCCTTTTTGAGTACGCTAGAACTTTCGATTATGTTGTAATTACAGAAAAAGGCATTTTTAATATCAATGTTAAAAATTGGAAGCAAAAAACATTTTATCATTTCACTGCAGATACAACAAACAGCAATGAATCTAAAGTGAATGATAATATAGCCCAAACTGTAGGACGTTATATTGCTAATCAATTTCATAGTCAGTTTCAATCAACACGTTCGACAACGTATACATTCATTGAACGTATTAAAAATAATTCTGTAACCTATGATTTTTATAATTATGATCCTTTTGAACAATCATCTATCAATACACAGGCTTTAGAGGCTAAGATATATGAGAAACTCAATCAACAAATCAAGAATATTGGACTTGTTTATTTCACTGATGGTAGCGTAAATATTATTGACGGCCCGTCTACAAGAGGTGATTACGTTGAAACAGTCTCATCTAAATCTTCCTTACAACAAATTATTGGAGATACTGTTCAATCAACAGATCAGGCATTGACTAAAGAGCAATATGATAAATTAGTAGCACGTTTTTATTAA